In one Musa acuminata AAA Group cultivar baxijiao chromosome BXJ2-5, Cavendish_Baxijiao_AAA, whole genome shotgun sequence genomic region, the following are encoded:
- the LOC135611964 gene encoding serine/threonine-protein kinase D6PKL1-like codes for MATTSTDIPEPPSHSKSAHRGSFRAPGVTAEPCFLIPDLLSNKDDLVVQEPTGFLGPAPPSSDARDERLSFVTARISDATAGSVGACSKISDVGGFLGAAPPSSSDARDDRLSFVTARTSDATAGSVGACSKISDVAGDGSRRSRGSSSDGNADDECSSSSSSSTCSAWSTSWRSSSGSGGSRGNKPHQANDGRWDAIRAVRERDGYLGMNHFRFLDRLGNGDVGCVYLAKLTGTRFLFAMKVMDKAVLAWRKKLSRSQTEREILQCLDHPFLPTLYAHFETNNFSCLVMEFCPGGDLHSLQQRQPGKCFTEEATRFYVAEVLLALEYLHMLGIIYRDLKPENVLVREDGHIMLSDFDLSLRCAVFPTLVKSTKTDLCSSKSSGKYAQPSCVEPTCMQHSCLQPTCFSPRFIGLGRPKAKKAIPSEVGDSGSVLPELIAEPSNAHSKSFVGTHEYLAPEIIKGEGHGSAVDWWTLGIFFYELLFGKTPFKGSGNRATLFNVVAEPLKFPESPPVSFAARDLIKGLLVKEPQQRFAYRRGAAEVKQHPFFHSINWALIRCTSPPEVPRIIKHENRTGGEFPVILNGNMAGVNLKPCGQYLDMDFF; via the exons ATGGCTACTACATCCACCGATATCCCCGAACCCCCTTCCCACAGCAAGAGCGCCCACCGTGGCAGCTTCCGCGCCCCCGGCGTCACCGCTGAACCTTGTTTCTTGATTCCAGATTTGCTTTCAAACAAGGACGACTTGGTCGTCCAAGAACCCACCGGGTTCTTGGGCCCCGCCCCTCCGTCCTCTGATGCGAGGGACGAGCGGTTGAGCTTCGTGACCGCCAGGATCAGCGACGCCACCGCCGGGAGCGTCGGGGCCTGCTCCAAGATCAGTGACGTGGGTGGGTTCTTGGGCGCCGCCCCCCCGTCCTCCTCTGACGCGAGGGACGACCGGTTGAGCTTCGTGACCGCCAGGACCAGTGACGCAACCGCCGGGAGCGTCGGGGCCTGCTCCAAGATCAGTGACGTCGCCGGCGACGGCAGCCGGAGGAGCCGCGGCTCGAGCAGCGACGGCAATGCGGATGATGAgtgcagcagcagtagcagcagcagcacctgTAGCGCATGGAGCACCTCCTGGAGGAGCAGCAGCGGGTCCGGTGGCAGCCGCGGGAACAAGCCGCACCAGGCGAACGATGGGCGGTGGGACGCTATTCGCGCCGTCAGAGAGCGTGATGGATATCTCGGAATGAACCACTTCAGGTTCTTGGATAGGCTCGGCAATGGCGACGTCGGTTGCGTGTACCTCGCGAAGCTGACCGGGACGAGGTTCCTGTTCGCCATGAAGGTGATGGACAAGGCAGTGCTTGCGTGGCGGAAAAAGCTGAGCAGATCGCAGACGGAGAGGGAGATTCTGCAATGCCTCGACCACCCGTTCTTGCCGACCCTATACGCCCACTTCGagaccaataacttttcttgcttGGTGATGGAATTCTGCCCTGGCGGCGACCTCCACAGTCTCCAGCAGCGGCAGCCTGGGAAGTGCTTCACTGAGGAAGCAACAAG GTTTTACGTGGCTGAAGTTCTCCTTGCTTTGGAGTACCTACACATGCTTGGGATAATTTATAGAGACCTGAAGCCAGAGAACGTGTTGGTAAGAGAGGATGGTCACATAATGCTCTCTGATTTCGATCTCTCTTTAAGGTGTGCCGTCTTCCCCACTCTGGTGAAATCGACAAAAACTGATTTGTGTTCCTCGAAGAGTTCTGGAAAATATGCTCAACCCTCTTGCGTTGAGCCCACCTGCATGCAGCACTCATGCCTGCAGCCCACTTGCTTCTCACCACGTTTCATAGGACTTGGGAGGCCCAAGGCAAAGAAAGCAATTCCAAGTGAAGTCGGTGACAGCGGTTCTGTACTCCCTGAGCTCATTGCGGAGCCATCTAATGCCCATTCGAAGTCCTTTGTTGGAACTCATGAATATTTGGCACCAGAGATCATAAAAGGTGAAGGCCACGGAAGTGCCGTGGATTGGTGGACATTAGGGATatttttttatgagcttttgtttGGGAAGACACCATTCAAAGGGTCTGGAAACCGTGCTACCTTGTTCAATGTGGTGGCGGAGCCCCTAAAGTTTCCCGAGTCGCCCCCAGTCAGCTTTGCAGCGAGAGACCTGATCAAAGGCTTGCTTGTGAAAGAACCCCAGCAACGATTTGCATATAGGCGTGGTGCTGCTGAGGTAAAGCAGCATCCTTTTTTCCACAGCATTAATTGGGCACTTATTAGGTGCACTAGCCCGCCCGAGGTGCCAAGGATAATCAAGCATGAGAACCGGACTGGTGGTGAGTTTCCGGTAATACTCAATGGGAATATGGCAGGAGTCAATTTGAAACCATGTGGGCAATATCTAGACATGGATTTCTTCTAA